ACTGAGATGAACGCTGTCGCAGATGAGTTACTTACACCTCCCATATATGAAGGTACGCAGGTCGATGGCGTTCAAGGCTATGTTGGATTTCAGCCCGGAGCGAGTGAAGACCGCAGGCGTTGGCCTGTTGAACATTTCAGGGAGCTAGGCAATAAATTATGGAATGAATTGCGCAGAGTTCCGGTTCTTTTGGGAACAGAGGGTGAACAGGGCATAGGTAGCAGGATTCTTGAGGGGGCATCATTTCCACCTATTAATCTTATGGGTAAAACGGGTTTGTCGGAACTTTCTGCCGTTCTTGGTAAGCTAGATATTCTAGTTACTAACGATACCGGAACAATGCACCTTGCTGCCGGACGCGGCGTACCTGTTGCTGCTATTTTTCTGGCTACCGCGCAGCCGTGGGATACTGGCCCTGCTGCGGAAAACCTACTTTGTCTTGAGCCTGATGCAGATTGTCATCCTTGTCCGTTTGGAGTTCCCTGCCCAAGCGGTAATATGTGCCGCCACGAAGTCAGCGGGACTTATGTATTTGAAGCTGTCGCACATTTTTTGTCGACTGGACAGTGGGCTAGCCCAGAAAATTCAGGCGCGCGCGCATATCTTACTGGGCGCGATGGTCAGGGGTTTATGGCACTTTCATCGCTATCTGGTCATGATACTTCAGACCGCTATAAATGGATCAAGCTTCAAAGGGATTTGTACCGTCGTTTTCTTGACGGGGAAGACCTTTCCACATTTAAATTAGCAGATGTGGTCCCATCTCTAGAATTTCGGTCAAAACTGGTTCCGCCTCTAGCAGAAGCCCGCGATTTGCTATTTCTTTTGACCAAACAGGCTCTATTGCTACAGGCAAATCCTATTGAAAGTATGAAAGTTAAATTCTTAGCTAACTTTCAGAAAATACAGGATATTTTTTCATCAAAGCCAGAGTTGGTTGTTCTTTCTTCTCTCTGGTATTTCGAGTCCAGAGCGCATGATTCCATGGATGGACTTGCTCTTCTTCTGGAGCGTTACAGAGGGCTTGTTTTTGCGCTTCATTCCTCTTTTGAATAAGTTGGCATAGCTTTTGTATGTTCTCCAGTGTACCGGACTAACCGGAAAAAAATACGTACCAATTTTAGAAGGAGAGTAATCATGATCGTTATCGATGGACAAAAAAGGGACATGGACATTAGAAGTTTTGAGAATCTGGAGCAGGTTTTCGAAAGCGTTATCGAGCAGGGATTTCTTGCTGATCGCATTGTAACTGATGTGTTTGTAAACGATGAACCTTTCAGCGAAATTTACCCGAATCAATCAGAAGATATCGAAACTTCTGAAGTTGAATCTCTCGAAATCAAAAGCTCTACCACTGTCGAAATGGCTAGCAGCATTACCCTTGAACTATACAAAGTCGTGAATATCATGGCGGGTGGCGGTAAGCAGGTTGCTGAACTTTTCAGACAGGCTGATGATGCTGAAGCACTTGAATTATATCAGGATCTACTTGATGTAACCAGAGACTTCCTTGGCATGGTCGGAACTCTAAGGGATCAATTTTCCCTGAGCAAAAAGATTGGTTTTGAGGCTGTTGTAGATGAATTTTCCAGTCTTTTCACTGAAATGACTGAAGTGCTTGAAAATGAAGATTGGATTTTGCTTGCAGATTTACTTGAATATGAATTCCTGCCTTCAGTTGAAAAGTGGAAGAATGTTATTTCCGCAATTCGTGAAGATGTCAGAGAAGCAGCTAAGGGGTAACTGTTATGGCAGATACTTTAAATCTTTTAGATCAGGCTTTGGATTTGGGCCATCAGGAAATGAAGTATCTGGTAGCCGGAGAAGTTGAAGAAGCTTTTCAGATTACTGAAAAAAGAGTGCTTTATACCAGTCAGGCCTTGCAGACTAAAGAAAGTGTAAGTCTTGATGCCATTACAGGTAAGCTTGAGAAGCTAAAGTCCCTTCAAGGACAGCTTACTTCAGTAGCAAAGAAGTTACATGCAACTCTTAAAGAGGATCTTGGTCAGGCCAAAAAGGACGGAGTGCGGTGTCGAGGATATTTAGGAGTTGCGAAAGGAACTCCTCTTATGAAGAACCGCTACATCCATAAGGTCGGATAAACTTATAGACCGGTTTGTAGATTTAGCCCTTTGCGTTAGATGACGGTACGACATGATTCGCCCCGGCAGGAATAATATTCTTGCCGGGGTTTTATCCGTTAAATGCTTATATTTCTGTCCAGTCAATGAGTTGCTCATTTTCATCATGGAGAGTTCCGCTCATGGTGAATTCAACTCCTAAGCGACATGTTGCTCTATCAATGTTTTCAACTGTGCGTATTTGTCCAGCATACCAATAAGGTTTAAATACCTTTTGGCGGAAGTTGAACATGAAAATATTGATAAGCACATTGGTCCCTGTATCAAACTTGTTTTCGCTCAGTATCAGCGGAGTGCTGACTCCGATTCCTCCGTTTGAAATGTTGATAACCTCGTTATCTTCGTGACCACCCGATCTTGGGTCATATGAGTTTACTGCCAAATCTGGAACTGCGTCTGCAAAAGATGCATCGTCTGTGTCAGGTGCTCCGAGCCACATTTTGACCCGTATAAATTGCTGATCAATAACTCTTTTGCGCTTATGCCGACGGCGCTTAACGCTGGAAAACTTGGTCGGGGTGCTGATTGTTATCCGCCCGCAATTTTCAGTTCGACAATCGACTGAAACCATTATGGTCTTAAAGCAGTTAACTGATCCGGTTTCTGTTTTCTCAGGCGGGAACATTATCAGCATTGGTCTGGAGTCGGTGTTTTTTGATAGCCCCAGATCTTCTACTAATTCAAGCTGGAGTCTATCTTCCTGAATATCGGTAATAACAGCGCGTGCGAATAAATTGTCATGCGCATCTGGTTCTGCGATGTCTAATATTACACCGTCGTTTTTGAACGATGAGATAAAATTATTGGATTTACCGGAAGATCCGCTTCCCTTCTTAGGTGATGGACGCAGGATAATATAGCCGAT
This is a stretch of genomic DNA from Maridesulfovibrio frigidus DSM 17176. It encodes these proteins:
- a CDS encoding PilZ domain-containing protein, which encodes MENFDFQSILDKLDKLDFRHWLDKLDLMVINPAIELYKSLPPESLPIILAIAGGIGLLASIIGYIILRPSPKKGSGSSGKSNNFISSFKNDGVILDIAEPDAHDNLFARAVITDIQEDRLQLELVEDLGLSKNTDSRPMLIMFPPEKTETGSVNCFKTIMVSVDCRTENCGRITISTPTKFSSVKRRRHKRKRVIDQQFIRVKMWLGAPDTDDASFADAVPDLAVNSYDPRSGGHEDNEVINISNGGIGVSTPLILSENKFDTGTNVLINIFMFNFRQKVFKPYWYAGQIRTVENIDRATCRLGVEFTMSGTLHDENEQLIDWTEI
- a CDS encoding glycosyltransferase family 9 protein yields the protein MKALVINLTRFGDLLQTQPVISGLKLAGYEPSIMCLDNFSGTTALMRDVASTIAMPGASLLAALDRDWREALLLFESFCAEIEEQIDPDLIINLTPSLPARLLAMRLTRNGNKVRELRGFAVDNFGFNADTSPWAGFLQVASANRGASPFNVVDLFNRVAGLGDTVPFKLAEPSTEMNAVADELLTPPIYEGTQVDGVQGYVGFQPGASEDRRRWPVEHFRELGNKLWNELRRVPVLLGTEGEQGIGSRILEGASFPPINLMGKTGLSELSAVLGKLDILVTNDTGTMHLAAGRGVPVAAIFLATAQPWDTGPAAENLLCLEPDADCHPCPFGVPCPSGNMCRHEVSGTYVFEAVAHFLSTGQWASPENSGARAYLTGRDGQGFMALSSLSGHDTSDRYKWIKLQRDLYRRFLDGEDLSTFKLADVVPSLEFRSKLVPPLAEARDLLFLLTKQALLLQANPIESMKVKFLANFQKIQDIFSSKPELVVLSSLWYFESRAHDSMDGLALLLERYRGLVFALHSSFE